A section of the Osmia lignaria lignaria isolate PbOS001 chromosome 3, iyOsmLign1, whole genome shotgun sequence genome encodes:
- the LOC117605235 gene encoding uncharacterized protein LOC117605235, which translates to MTTATMVPNTFAIEPFCPTSTTWSRCLMRLEGAFRIFTIKNEDPYTTLAKTLGDFYEPAPLEIAENYKFHQRKQKEGESVQKFLAALQELCLHCKFGEYVKIALRNQLVFGLISKKIQARLLELPDLTLEKVTQVATTMEMSDKGTQQLQGETPEVNIVQAAKRITNRGGHTDKLSKHNNSFSRNTNVRKPNNKSNPVNIHKYANITCYRCGKNHLASKCTLDKNIKCNACGRAEHLHRVCFQRNRENNQLTEVLQLEHTQFREKLKTTLSVNDKRVKFEIDSGAAVLVMRDDLVT; encoded by the exons ATGACTACAGCAACGATGGTACCCAACACATTCGCAATTGAACCATTCTGCCCTACAAGCACAACGTGGTCTAGATGTCTAATGCGATTGGAAGGAGCATTCCGGATTTTCACAATCAAAAACGAG GATCCATACACAACCCTAGCGAAAACGTTAGGCGATTTCTACGAGCCAGCACCGCTCGAAATAGCGGAAAACTACAAATTCCACCAACGAAAGCAGAAGGAAGGCGAATCGGTACAAAAATTCTTAGCAGCTCTACAAGAACTCTGCCTACACTGCAAATTTGGCGAGTACGTAAAGATTGCACTACGCAATCAATTAGTTTTTGGGCTGATAAGCAAGAAAATTCAAGCACGACTTCTCGAATTACCGGACTTGACCTTGGAGAAAGTGACGCAGGTGGCAACAACGATGGAGATGTCGGACAAAGGAACACAACAACTTCAAGGAGAGACGCCAGAGGTAAACATAGTACAAGCGGCGAAACGGATTACCAACCGAGGAGGACACACAGATAAGTTATCTAAACACAATAATAGTTTTTCTAGAAATACCAATGTACGAAAACCTAATAATAAGTCAAATCCTGTAAATATACACAAATACGCGAATATTACATGTTATCGTTGCGGCAAAAATCATCTCGCTTCAAAATGTACGTTagacaaaaatattaaatgtaacgCTTGTGGCAGGGCAGAACATCTACATAGGGTCTGTTTCCAACGGAACCGCGAGAATAATCAGTTGACGGAGGTGTTACAATTAGAGCATACGCAGTTCAGGGAAAAGCTGAAGACTACGCTGTCAGTCAACGACAAGCGCGTGAAATTTGAAATAGACAGCGGAGCAGCAGTTTTAGTTATGCGAGATGATTTGGTTACGTAA